The proteins below are encoded in one region of Salvelinus namaycush isolate Seneca chromosome 32, SaNama_1.0, whole genome shotgun sequence:
- the LOC120027530 gene encoding cAMP-dependent protein kinase inhibitor alpha-like: MTEVVEPKLDFASSGRSGRRNALPDILGSPAGVNPTDLQLKLSELHLTDGLGEAQSPTAEEAPPPTESSERNEGS; this comes from the exons ATGACGGAGGTGGTAGAGCCCAAGCTGGACTTTGCATCCTCGGGTCGCTCGGGGAGAAGGAATGCCCTACCTGACATCCTGGGTTCACCGGCTGGGGTCAACCCCACTGACCTGCAACTCAAATTGTCCGAGCTCCACCTCACAG aTGGTCTGGGAGAAGCCCAGTCTCCCACGGCAGAGGAGGCCCCACCCCCTACAGAGAGCTCTGAGAGGAATGAGGGATCATAA